From Gemmatimonadaceae bacterium, the proteins below share one genomic window:
- a CDS encoding DinB family protein encodes MTQRSASSQQLHELLAESEAVQARFDALDLRVSDTRWSQRPAPERWSVAECVAHLNLSSEAMLPLLHAALAAARKLPAIGARRYSGTMLGRFLRLMLGPAPRLGQRVIGGTRTPAAFVPGGSLPRHEVAAAFRQHLLHERELIRESEGLAIDRAMIESPFAAGAQYDAWSALRIVVRHELRHLVQAERALETLEGR; translated from the coding sequence ATGACCCAGCGCTCAGCGTCCTCCCAGCAGCTGCACGAGCTACTCGCAGAGTCCGAGGCGGTGCAGGCGCGCTTCGACGCGCTGGACCTGCGGGTCTCCGACACGCGCTGGTCGCAGCGTCCCGCGCCCGAGCGATGGTCGGTGGCCGAGTGCGTGGCGCACCTGAATCTCTCGTCCGAGGCGATGCTGCCGCTGTTGCACGCCGCGCTGGCAGCGGCGCGCAAGCTGCCGGCGATCGGTGCACGCCGATACTCCGGCACGATGCTGGGGCGCTTCCTGCGCCTGATGCTCGGCCCGGCGCCACGGCTCGGCCAGCGGGTCATTGGCGGGACGCGCACGCCGGCGGCTTTCGTGCCCGGCGGATCACTGCCACGGCACGAGGTGGCCGCGGCGTTCCGGCAGCACCTGCTGCACGAGCGTGAGTTGATCCGCGAGAGCGAAGGGCTCGCCATCGATCGCGCGATGATCGAGTCGCCCTTCGCGGCAGGTGCGCAGTACGATGCCTGGTCCGCCTTGCGGATCGTCGTGCGCCACGAGCTGCGCCATCTGGTACAGGCAGAACGGGCCCTCGAGACACTGGAAGGACGATGA
- a CDS encoding DUF1579 family protein produces MSVPGSLSRSVAEWTGHNKLWFKPSDPAFACATTARTTLEAGGNFLAMRYEWSHAGSAHHGMILLGEDVAAARCDAAWVDSFHNGQRLMLCTGPISTDGVLRATGAYPAPPGPDWGWRLELSAPAPEQLLLRMFNIMPDGTEALAVEASYSRRR; encoded by the coding sequence ATGAGCGTACCCGGAAGCCTCTCGCGAAGCGTCGCCGAGTGGACGGGCCACAACAAGCTGTGGTTCAAGCCGTCCGACCCCGCGTTCGCGTGCGCCACTACCGCGCGCACGACGCTGGAAGCCGGCGGCAACTTCCTCGCGATGCGCTACGAGTGGTCGCACGCGGGCAGCGCGCACCACGGCATGATCCTGCTAGGCGAGGACGTGGCGGCCGCTCGCTGCGATGCCGCCTGGGTCGATTCCTTCCACAATGGCCAGCGCCTGATGCTGTGCACGGGACCGATCTCCACGGACGGCGTGCTGCGCGCGACGGGTGCCTATCCCGCGCCGCCCGGTCCGGACTGGGGTTGGCGGCTCGAACTCTCGGCGCCTGCGCCGGAGCAGTTGCTGCTCCGGATGTTCAACATCATGCCGGACGGGACAGAGGCGTTGGCAGTCGAAGCGTCGTACTCGCGACGTCGTTGA
- a CDS encoding FAD-dependent oxidoreductase yields the protein MRMGLNIAVVGGGIAGLSAAWRLSAHHRVTLLERHAVAGMDAHSLDLEHEGATHRIDVPLRVLYEGYYPTLIAQYHLLGIRLERTNYAGSFSEFEGATYYRYANWLLGGRSIPLPATPLGATALRINRELLRFYRLAPAALKTLHDGDEPLGAWLDRSGFHAVFSEGFLIPTFAAVCTCSAAAVRAYPARVILDYLTRGLTFGGVRRVVLGTQEVVQRLTEPVAEAICGVAVRRIAPAADGVRVEWEGGTRRFDHVVIATQANQAAGLLDAAFARERSALERFAYEASEVVVHSDPTLAPRDRRHWAPVNLITSREHDRPMATIWLNKVQPALKRGSAIFQTWNPLRSPREETVRAAARFERPLVNAASLEGARAVRELHAQRDRRLWFCGSYLGPGIPLLESAARTALEVTDAINDVASTTLRLPTPLSRPA from the coding sequence GTGCGAATGGGATTGAACATCGCCGTCGTGGGCGGCGGGATCGCCGGCCTCTCCGCCGCCTGGCGCCTCAGTGCCCACCACCGCGTCACCTTGCTCGAGCGACATGCCGTGGCCGGGATGGACGCGCATTCGCTGGACCTCGAGCACGAAGGCGCCACACACCGGATCGACGTGCCGTTGCGCGTGCTCTACGAGGGCTACTATCCCACGCTGATTGCGCAGTACCACCTGCTCGGCATCAGGCTTGAACGCACGAACTACGCCGGCTCCTTCAGCGAGTTCGAGGGCGCGACCTACTACCGCTACGCCAACTGGTTGCTTGGCGGGCGTTCGATCCCGCTGCCCGCGACGCCGCTCGGCGCGACCGCGCTGCGCATCAACCGCGAGCTGCTGCGGTTCTATCGCCTGGCACCGGCCGCCCTCAAGACACTGCACGACGGCGATGAACCACTGGGCGCCTGGCTAGATCGCAGCGGATTCCACGCAGTGTTCTCCGAGGGATTCCTCATCCCGACCTTCGCCGCCGTCTGCACCTGCAGTGCTGCGGCCGTGCGGGCCTATCCCGCACGCGTCATCCTCGACTACCTCACGCGGGGGCTGACCTTTGGCGGCGTCCGCCGCGTGGTCCTCGGCACGCAGGAAGTTGTGCAGCGACTGACCGAGCCCGTGGCCGAGGCGATCTGTGGCGTGGCGGTGCGCCGGATCGCACCCGCGGCGGACGGCGTGCGCGTGGAGTGGGAGGGCGGCACGCGCCGATTCGACCACGTGGTCATCGCCACGCAGGCCAACCAGGCCGCGGGGCTGCTCGATGCCGCCTTTGCCCGCGAGCGCAGTGCACTCGAACGCTTTGCCTACGAAGCCAGCGAGGTCGTGGTGCACAGCGACCCGACACTGGCGCCGCGCGATCGCCGCCACTGGGCGCCGGTGAATCTGATCACGAGCCGCGAACACGACCGGCCGATGGCAACCATCTGGTTGAACAAGGTGCAGCCGGCGCTCAAGCGCGGCTCTGCCATCTTCCAGACCTGGAATCCTCTGCGCAGTCCGCGCGAGGAGACCGTGCGCGCCGCGGCGCGCTTCGAACGGCCCCTGGTCAACGCGGCATCGCTGGAGGGCGCGCGCGCCGTTCGCGAGCTACACGCGCAGCGTGACCGGCGGCTTTGGTTCTGCGGCAGTTATCTTGGGCCGGGCATCCCCTTGCTCGAAAGCGCGGCGCGCACCGCCCTCGAGGTGACCGACGCGATCAACGACGTCGCGAGTACGACGCTTCGACTGCCAACGCCTCTGTCCCGTCCGGCATGA